A section of the Sceloporus undulatus isolate JIND9_A2432 ecotype Alabama chromosome 3, SceUnd_v1.1, whole genome shotgun sequence genome encodes:
- the ENTPD7 gene encoding ectonucleoside triphosphate diphosphohydrolase 7 isoform X2, which yields MARISFSCLCPASWHFTVPSVSLCLRQRLALLALLTGTCLLLLVAISNLWHWKTDSRDRQFERYLARYRALEATDTENPSLSYGVVVDCGSSGSRVFVYFWPPHNGNPHDLLDIRQMRDHSSEPVVKKIKPGISTLAKTPEKASDYMKPLLSFAAAYVPKAKHKETPLYILCTAGMRLLPDWQQSAILEDLVRDVPLEFDFLFSESHAEVISGKQEGVYAWIGINFVLGRFDHEEEEDALVSVTLAGQEEPLVRKRTVGILDMGGASLQIAYEVSSSTLFSSPQQEEAAKSLLADFNLGCDTQHTKHGYRVYVNTFLGFGGNFARQRYEELVRNRTIAYNRLQGDQIGVNPNVPVLDPCLPVGLEDVMDQNGQSLHVRGQGDWEACSEQLRPLLTRDNSSQASLSNTYQAPIDFTNSEFYGFSEFYYCTDDVLRLGGPYQSRTFRRAAQDYCGLSWSVLTQRFRDKLYSPHADLHRVKYQCFKSAWMHQVLHEGFHFPKDYSGLRTAQLVYDREVQWTLGAILYKTRFLPLRDIRQESIRQPHSTWLRLSFVYNHYLFFGCILVVILAIGLYLLRLRRIHQQQLHSASLDLLWLAEVVPSPAQDPGS from the exons ATGGCCAG gaTCAGTTTTTCCTGTCTGTGTCCAGCATCTTGGCACTTCACAGTACCTTCAGTGAGCCTTTGTCTTCGCCAACGATTGGCCCTGCTAGCTCTGTTAACTGGAACCTGCCTTCTGCTACTTGTAGCAATTTCAAATCTGTGGCACTGGAAAACTGACTCTCGGGACAGACAGTTTGAAAG GTATCTAGCACGGTATCGAGCCTTGGAGGCAACAGACACTGAGAACCCATCTCTGAGTTATGGAGTTGTTGTTGACTGTGGCAGCAGTGGGTCCCGAGTGTTTGTGTATTTCTGGCCACCACACAACGGAAATCCCCATGACTTGCTGGATATTCGGCAAATGCGAGACCACAGCAGTGAACCAGTTGTAAAGAAGATCAAGCCAG GGATCTCTACATTGGCCAAAACTCCAGAAAAAGCTAGTGACTACATGAAGCCTCTGCTCAGCTTTGCTGCTGCCTATGTGCCCAAGGCCAAGCACAAAGAGACCCCTCTATACATCTTGTGTACTGCAGGGATGAGGTTGCTGCCTGATTG GCAACAGTCAGCCATTCTTGAAGACCTGGTGAGGGATGTGCCCTTGGAATTTGATTTCCTCTTTTCAGAATCACATGCGGAAGTGATCTCAGGAAAGCAAGAAG GTGTCTATGCTTGGATAGGTATCAACTTTGTTTTGGGGAGATTTGACCACGAAGAAG AGGAAGACGCATTGGTTTCAGTGACCCTGGCTGGTCAGGAAGAGCCTCTGGTGCGAAAAAGGACTGTGGGGATCCTTGACATGGGAGGTGCCTCCCTACAGATAGCCTACGAAGTTTCCAGTTCCACACTCTTCTCTTCCCCACAGCAG gAGGAAGCTGCCAAGAGCCTGCTGGCTGACTTCAACCTAGGTTGTGATACACAGCACACGAAGCATGGATACAGGGTTTATGTCAACACCTTCCTGGGCTTTGGGGGCAACTTTGCCCGGCAACGCTATGAAGAGTTGGTGCGGAATCGGACCATTGCCTATAACAG GTTGCAAGGTGATCAGATAGGAGTAAACCCCAATGTGCCTGTCTTAGACCCTTGCTTGCCTGTGGGACTGGAGGATGTTATGGACCAGAATGGCCAGAGCTTGCATGTTAGGGGCCAAGGAGACTGGGAAGCATGTTCAGAGCAACTACGCCCCCTGCTGACCAGAGACAACAGCAGCCAAGCCTCTTTGAGCAACACCTATCAGGCACCAATTGATTTTACAAACAGCGAGTTCTACGGGTTCTCTGAATTTTACTACTGCACCGATGATGTGTTACGCCTGGGAGGGCCATATCAAAGCCGCACATTCAGACGTGCTGCTCAG GATTATTGTGGTCTCAGTTGGTCTGTACTGACACAGAGGTTCCGAGACAAACTGTATTCACCCCATGCAGACCTGCATCGTGTCAA GTACCAATGCTTCAAATCTGCATGGATGCACCAAGTCCTGCATGAAGGATTCCATTTCCCCAAGGATTACTCTGGCCTACGTACAGCTCAGTTGGTATATGACCGTGAAGTGCAGTGGACGTTGGGAGCAATTCTTTATAAAACCCGTTTCCTGCCACTCAG GGATATCCGTCAAGAGAGCATCCGTCAGCCTCACAGCACTTGGCTTCGTCTCTCTTTTGTCTACAACCACTATCTCTTCTTTGGGTGCATCCTTGTGGTGATACTTGCTATTGGACTCTACCTCCTCCGTCTGCGCCGCATCCATCAACAGCAGCTGCACTCAGCTTCACTTGACCTGCTGTGGCTAGCAGAAGTGGTTCCGTCGCCAGCACAGGACCCAGGCTCCTGA
- the SLC25A28 gene encoding mitoferrin-2 isoform X3 produces the protein MNPAEVVKQRMQMYNSPYQRVTDCVRAVWCNEGAGAFYRSYTTQLTMNIPFQAIHFMAYESLQEHLNPHRQYNPSSHMVAGACAGAIAAAATTPLDVCKTLLNTQEALALNTNISGHITGMAHAFRTVYRVGGLTAYFRGVQARVIYQMPSTAIAWSVYEFFKYFLTKRKEERLAGK, from the exons ATGAACCCTGCAGAAG TGGTAAAGCAGAGAATGCAGATGTACAACTCTCCATACCAGCGAGTGACAGACTGTGTGCGTGCTGTGTGGTGCAATGAAGGGGCTGGCGCATTCTACAGAAGCTACACTACTCAGCTGACCATGAACATCCCCTTCCAGGCTATTCACTTCATGGCATATGAATCTCTACAGGAACACCTCAACCCTCACAGACAGTACAACCCTAGCTCCCATATGGTGGCAGGCGCTTGTGCAGGTgcaattgctgctgctgccacaactCCCTTGGACGTTTGCAAAACACTGCTGAATACACAGGAGGCCCTGGCACTGAATACAAACATCAGTGGGCACATCACAGGCATGGCTCACGCATTCAGGACGGTTTACCGCGTGGGTGGGCTGACTGCCTATTTCCGTGGAGTGCAGGCACGTGTCATTTACCAGATGCCCTCCACAGCCATTGCCTGGTCTGTGTATGAATTCTTCAAATACTTTCTCACCAAACGAAAGGAGGAACGGTTGGCTGGGAAGTGA
- the SLC25A28 gene encoding mitoferrin-2 isoform X2 — MRRRKENVRRPMAAPGGGAEGAGAAGRRGPPLTDSWAAEAAGWSWGRAALRRRRGPVSGAGRMLAGSSSCWWAAEGIRAGRGPRGGGSGGGGEGGSGVETEPEYEALPRGSAASTHMLAGAVAGVLEHSLMYPVDCVKTRMQSLQPEPAARYRNVLEALWRIVRTEGIWRPMRGLNVTATGAGPAHALYFACYEKLKKTLTDLIHAGGNSHVANVVKQRMQMYNSPYQRVTDCVRAVWCNEGAGAFYRSYTTQLTMNIPFQAIHFMAYESLQEHLNPHRQYNPSSHMVAGACAGAIAAAATTPLDVCKTLLNTQEALALNTNISGHITGMAHAFRTVYRVGGLTAYFRGVQARVIYQMPSTAIAWSVYEFFKYFLTKRKEERLAGK; from the exons atgaggagaaggaaggagaacgTTCGGCGTCCAATGGCTGCGCCCGGGGGCGGGGCGGAGGGAGCGGGAGCCGCAGGACGGAGAGGGCCGCCCTTAACGGACTCCtgggcggcggaggcggcgggaTGGAGTTGGGGGCGGGCGGCGCTGCGGCGGCGTCGGGGCCCGGTCAGCGGAGCGGGGCGGATGCTGGCCGGCAGCTCCTCCTGCTGGTGGGCGGCGGAGGGGATCCGGGCTGGGCGTGGTCCTCGGGGGGGCGGCAGTGGCGGAGGCGGGGAGGGGGGTTCTGGCGTGGAGACGGAGCCCGAGTATGAGGCCCTCCCTCGGGGCTCCGCCGCCTCCACGCACATGCTGGCCGGGGCCGTGGCTGGAGTGCTGGAGCACAGCCTCATGTACCCGGTGGACTGCGTCAAg ACAAGGATGCAGAGCCTGCAACCAGAACCTGCTGCTCGATACCGGAATGTGCTGGAGGCTCTGTGGAGGATCGTGCGGACTGAAGGGATCTGGAGACCCATGCGTGGATTGAACGTCACAGCCACAGGGGCTGGCCCTGCCCATGCCTTGTATTTCGCCTGCTACGAAAAGTTGAAAAAGACACTTACCGACCTTATCCATGCTGGGGGCAATAGTCACGTGGCCAACG TGGTAAAGCAGAGAATGCAGATGTACAACTCTCCATACCAGCGAGTGACAGACTGTGTGCGTGCTGTGTGGTGCAATGAAGGGGCTGGCGCATTCTACAGAAGCTACACTACTCAGCTGACCATGAACATCCCCTTCCAGGCTATTCACTTCATGGCATATGAATCTCTACAGGAACACCTCAACCCTCACAGACAGTACAACCCTAGCTCCCATATGGTGGCAGGCGCTTGTGCAGGTgcaattgctgctgctgccacaactCCCTTGGACGTTTGCAAAACACTGCTGAATACACAGGAGGCCCTGGCACTGAATACAAACATCAGTGGGCACATCACAGGCATGGCTCACGCATTCAGGACGGTTTACCGCGTGGGTGGGCTGACTGCCTATTTCCGTGGAGTGCAGGCACGTGTCATTTACCAGATGCCCTCCACAGCCATTGCCTGGTCTGTGTATGAATTCTTCAAATACTTTCTCACCAAACGAAAGGAGGAACGGTTGGCTGGGAAGTGA
- the SLC25A28 gene encoding mitoferrin-2 isoform X1 — MRRRKENVRRPMAAPGGGAEGAGAAGRRGPPLTDSWAAEAAGWSWGRAALRRRRGPVSGAGRMLAGSSSCWWAAEGIRAGRGPRGGGSGGGGEGGSGVETEPEYEALPRGSAASTHMLAGAVAGVLEHSLMYPVDCVKTRMQSLQPEPAARYRNVLEALWRIVRTEGIWRPMRGLNVTATGAGPAHALYFACYEKLKKTLTDLIHAGGNSHVANGAAGCVATLLHDAAMNPAEVVKQRMQMYNSPYQRVTDCVRAVWCNEGAGAFYRSYTTQLTMNIPFQAIHFMAYESLQEHLNPHRQYNPSSHMVAGACAGAIAAAATTPLDVCKTLLNTQEALALNTNISGHITGMAHAFRTVYRVGGLTAYFRGVQARVIYQMPSTAIAWSVYEFFKYFLTKRKEERLAGK; from the exons atgaggagaaggaaggagaacgTTCGGCGTCCAATGGCTGCGCCCGGGGGCGGGGCGGAGGGAGCGGGAGCCGCAGGACGGAGAGGGCCGCCCTTAACGGACTCCtgggcggcggaggcggcgggaTGGAGTTGGGGGCGGGCGGCGCTGCGGCGGCGTCGGGGCCCGGTCAGCGGAGCGGGGCGGATGCTGGCCGGCAGCTCCTCCTGCTGGTGGGCGGCGGAGGGGATCCGGGCTGGGCGTGGTCCTCGGGGGGGCGGCAGTGGCGGAGGCGGGGAGGGGGGTTCTGGCGTGGAGACGGAGCCCGAGTATGAGGCCCTCCCTCGGGGCTCCGCCGCCTCCACGCACATGCTGGCCGGGGCCGTGGCTGGAGTGCTGGAGCACAGCCTCATGTACCCGGTGGACTGCGTCAAg ACAAGGATGCAGAGCCTGCAACCAGAACCTGCTGCTCGATACCGGAATGTGCTGGAGGCTCTGTGGAGGATCGTGCGGACTGAAGGGATCTGGAGACCCATGCGTGGATTGAACGTCACAGCCACAGGGGCTGGCCCTGCCCATGCCTTGTATTTCGCCTGCTACGAAAAGTTGAAAAAGACACTTACCGACCTTATCCATGCTGGGGGCAATAGTCACGTGGCCAACG GCGCAGCAGGCTGTGTGGCAACATTGCTTCATGATGCAGCCATGAACCCTGCAGAAG TGGTAAAGCAGAGAATGCAGATGTACAACTCTCCATACCAGCGAGTGACAGACTGTGTGCGTGCTGTGTGGTGCAATGAAGGGGCTGGCGCATTCTACAGAAGCTACACTACTCAGCTGACCATGAACATCCCCTTCCAGGCTATTCACTTCATGGCATATGAATCTCTACAGGAACACCTCAACCCTCACAGACAGTACAACCCTAGCTCCCATATGGTGGCAGGCGCTTGTGCAGGTgcaattgctgctgctgccacaactCCCTTGGACGTTTGCAAAACACTGCTGAATACACAGGAGGCCCTGGCACTGAATACAAACATCAGTGGGCACATCACAGGCATGGCTCACGCATTCAGGACGGTTTACCGCGTGGGTGGGCTGACTGCCTATTTCCGTGGAGTGCAGGCACGTGTCATTTACCAGATGCCCTCCACAGCCATTGCCTGGTCTGTGTATGAATTCTTCAAATACTTTCTCACCAAACGAAAGGAGGAACGGTTGGCTGGGAAGTGA
- the ENTPD7 gene encoding ectonucleoside triphosphate diphosphohydrolase 7 isoform X1: protein MARISFSCLCPASWHFTVPSVSLCLRQRLALLALLTGTCLLLLVAISNLWHWKTDSRDRQFEREIGRHQRQQGTRKGNKRYLARYRALEATDTENPSLSYGVVVDCGSSGSRVFVYFWPPHNGNPHDLLDIRQMRDHSSEPVVKKIKPGISTLAKTPEKASDYMKPLLSFAAAYVPKAKHKETPLYILCTAGMRLLPDWQQSAILEDLVRDVPLEFDFLFSESHAEVISGKQEGVYAWIGINFVLGRFDHEEEEDALVSVTLAGQEEPLVRKRTVGILDMGGASLQIAYEVSSSTLFSSPQQEEAAKSLLADFNLGCDTQHTKHGYRVYVNTFLGFGGNFARQRYEELVRNRTIAYNRLQGDQIGVNPNVPVLDPCLPVGLEDVMDQNGQSLHVRGQGDWEACSEQLRPLLTRDNSSQASLSNTYQAPIDFTNSEFYGFSEFYYCTDDVLRLGGPYQSRTFRRAAQDYCGLSWSVLTQRFRDKLYSPHADLHRVKYQCFKSAWMHQVLHEGFHFPKDYSGLRTAQLVYDREVQWTLGAILYKTRFLPLRDIRQESIRQPHSTWLRLSFVYNHYLFFGCILVVILAIGLYLLRLRRIHQQQLHSASLDLLWLAEVVPSPAQDPGS, encoded by the exons ATGGCCAG gaTCAGTTTTTCCTGTCTGTGTCCAGCATCTTGGCACTTCACAGTACCTTCAGTGAGCCTTTGTCTTCGCCAACGATTGGCCCTGCTAGCTCTGTTAACTGGAACCTGCCTTCTGCTACTTGTAGCAATTTCAAATCTGTGGCACTGGAAAACTGACTCTCGGGACAGACAGTTTGAAAG AGAGATAGGAAGGCATCAGAGACAGCAAGGGACTCGTAAAGGAAACaaaag GTATCTAGCACGGTATCGAGCCTTGGAGGCAACAGACACTGAGAACCCATCTCTGAGTTATGGAGTTGTTGTTGACTGTGGCAGCAGTGGGTCCCGAGTGTTTGTGTATTTCTGGCCACCACACAACGGAAATCCCCATGACTTGCTGGATATTCGGCAAATGCGAGACCACAGCAGTGAACCAGTTGTAAAGAAGATCAAGCCAG GGATCTCTACATTGGCCAAAACTCCAGAAAAAGCTAGTGACTACATGAAGCCTCTGCTCAGCTTTGCTGCTGCCTATGTGCCCAAGGCCAAGCACAAAGAGACCCCTCTATACATCTTGTGTACTGCAGGGATGAGGTTGCTGCCTGATTG GCAACAGTCAGCCATTCTTGAAGACCTGGTGAGGGATGTGCCCTTGGAATTTGATTTCCTCTTTTCAGAATCACATGCGGAAGTGATCTCAGGAAAGCAAGAAG GTGTCTATGCTTGGATAGGTATCAACTTTGTTTTGGGGAGATTTGACCACGAAGAAG AGGAAGACGCATTGGTTTCAGTGACCCTGGCTGGTCAGGAAGAGCCTCTGGTGCGAAAAAGGACTGTGGGGATCCTTGACATGGGAGGTGCCTCCCTACAGATAGCCTACGAAGTTTCCAGTTCCACACTCTTCTCTTCCCCACAGCAG gAGGAAGCTGCCAAGAGCCTGCTGGCTGACTTCAACCTAGGTTGTGATACACAGCACACGAAGCATGGATACAGGGTTTATGTCAACACCTTCCTGGGCTTTGGGGGCAACTTTGCCCGGCAACGCTATGAAGAGTTGGTGCGGAATCGGACCATTGCCTATAACAG GTTGCAAGGTGATCAGATAGGAGTAAACCCCAATGTGCCTGTCTTAGACCCTTGCTTGCCTGTGGGACTGGAGGATGTTATGGACCAGAATGGCCAGAGCTTGCATGTTAGGGGCCAAGGAGACTGGGAAGCATGTTCAGAGCAACTACGCCCCCTGCTGACCAGAGACAACAGCAGCCAAGCCTCTTTGAGCAACACCTATCAGGCACCAATTGATTTTACAAACAGCGAGTTCTACGGGTTCTCTGAATTTTACTACTGCACCGATGATGTGTTACGCCTGGGAGGGCCATATCAAAGCCGCACATTCAGACGTGCTGCTCAG GATTATTGTGGTCTCAGTTGGTCTGTACTGACACAGAGGTTCCGAGACAAACTGTATTCACCCCATGCAGACCTGCATCGTGTCAA GTACCAATGCTTCAAATCTGCATGGATGCACCAAGTCCTGCATGAAGGATTCCATTTCCCCAAGGATTACTCTGGCCTACGTACAGCTCAGTTGGTATATGACCGTGAAGTGCAGTGGACGTTGGGAGCAATTCTTTATAAAACCCGTTTCCTGCCACTCAG GGATATCCGTCAAGAGAGCATCCGTCAGCCTCACAGCACTTGGCTTCGTCTCTCTTTTGTCTACAACCACTATCTCTTCTTTGGGTGCATCCTTGTGGTGATACTTGCTATTGGACTCTACCTCCTCCGTCTGCGCCGCATCCATCAACAGCAGCTGCACTCAGCTTCACTTGACCTGCTGTGGCTAGCAGAAGTGGTTCCGTCGCCAGCACAGGACCCAGGCTCCTGA